One Pectobacterium colocasium DNA segment encodes these proteins:
- a CDS encoding DUF4279 domain-containing protein, whose amino-acid sequence MNPIHSRLNTIAHDFQTCLECHALLAIYPGEMHPDNISELLNIEPTEKFVAGDEITNSIGRTRKVNISSWFLSSENNVESKDLRAHIDWVIDKLNSSHSGLRELQSTSGVKMSLRCVWWSAYGDGGPVL is encoded by the coding sequence ATGAACCCTATCCACTCAAGATTAAACACTATAGCCCACGACTTTCAAACATGTCTAGAATGCCATGCATTACTAGCAATCTATCCTGGTGAAATGCACCCCGATAACATTAGTGAATTACTAAATATCGAGCCGACAGAAAAATTTGTAGCTGGAGATGAAATAACAAATTCTATTGGACGCACACGAAAGGTAAATATATCATCATGGTTTCTTTCCTCTGAAAACAATGTTGAGTCGAAAGATTTAAGGGCACATATTGATTGGGTCATCGATAAGCTCAATAGCTCTCATTCCGGATTACGCGAGTTGCAAAGCACTTCTGGCGTAAAAATGTCACTAAGGTGTGTATGGTGGTCTGCATATGGTGACGGCGGCCCCGTTCTTTAG
- a CDS encoding zinc ABC transporter substrate-binding protein: MKKIKKNEIYIKMLLLSIPYIRNMQKHKKSSDLSCYYEAELVHNLAYTILTPDFEDHDIYFLNNQARYYIENCSDEISIAYSGQKELISSLFEMVPQGMKSKLLWEGPK; the protein is encoded by the coding sequence ATGAAAAAAATAAAAAAGAACGAAATATATATAAAAATGTTGTTACTTTCTATTCCTTATATCAGGAACATGCAAAAACATAAAAAATCATCTGATTTATCATGCTACTATGAAGCAGAACTTGTCCATAACCTGGCTTACACGATCTTGACGCCAGACTTTGAAGATCACGACATCTACTTTCTTAACAATCAAGCAAGGTATTATATTGAAAACTGTAGCGATGAAATTTCAATAGCTTATAGCGGTCAAAAAGAACTTATATCATCTCTTTTTGAGATGGTTCCACAAGGAATGAAGTCTAAGCTCTTGTGGGAAGGTCCAAAATAA
- the ggt gene encoding gamma-glutamyltransferase, with protein sequence MRIRNTTLGRVASGKWLLSLSVTALLVSGAVQAASAPAVEAKNGMVVSSQYLASQIGVDIMKMGGNAIDAAVAVGYAQAVVNPCCGNIGGGGFMTLHLADGKDTFINFRETAPAAASANMYLNADGSVKKDASLYGYLAAGVPGTVLGLDTALQKYGKLTREQVMAPAIKLAREGFELTRADTDILDTTVKRFKADPEAARIFLRPDGSPLQPGDKLVQTDLANTLAAIAAKGPDAFYKGEIPQAVEKAAKQGGGILTAADFADYRITETAPVTCNYRGYQFVSSPPPSSGGVTMCEILNIVEGYDIKSASFNSAATVHVLTEAMRHAYMDRNTYLGDPAFVSNPVERLLSKDYAAEIRKQIEPENATPSKNVQPGIGPHERPETTHYSIVDNQGNAVSTTYTVNGRFGSVVIAPGTGFFLNNEMDDFTVKVGEKNLYGLVQGERNSIAPGKRPLSSMSPSLVTKDGKVFMVLGSPGGSRIITITLQTALNIIDHGMAPQEAVDAPRIHHQWLPDEVYYEQRGLSADTLNLLKQRGYKMVEQTPWGAAEMILVGLPGAAGVTPADSGNDSAVSGKVREGYLYGANDIRRPAGAAIGY encoded by the coding sequence ATGAGAATAAGAAACACGACATTGGGAAGGGTGGCATCGGGAAAATGGCTGCTGTCACTGAGTGTGACGGCGCTGCTGGTGAGTGGGGCTGTGCAGGCGGCGTCTGCCCCTGCGGTGGAAGCGAAAAACGGCATGGTGGTTAGCTCGCAGTATCTGGCTTCGCAGATTGGTGTCGATATCATGAAGATGGGCGGCAATGCGATTGATGCCGCCGTGGCCGTGGGCTACGCGCAGGCGGTGGTGAACCCCTGCTGTGGCAATATTGGTGGCGGTGGGTTTATGACGCTGCATCTGGCCGATGGGAAAGACACCTTTATCAACTTCCGTGAAACGGCACCTGCGGCGGCCAGCGCCAACATGTATTTGAACGCGGATGGGAGCGTGAAAAAAGATGCTAGCCTGTACGGCTATCTGGCCGCTGGCGTACCGGGAACGGTGCTGGGGCTGGATACCGCGCTACAAAAATACGGCAAATTGACGCGTGAACAGGTAATGGCCCCGGCGATTAAGCTGGCACGTGAAGGCTTTGAGCTGACGCGGGCAGACACCGATATTCTGGACACTACCGTAAAACGCTTCAAAGCCGATCCTGAAGCGGCGCGCATTTTCCTGCGTCCCGACGGCAGCCCGTTGCAGCCCGGTGATAAGCTGGTACAAACCGATCTGGCGAATACGCTGGCGGCGATTGCCGCGAAAGGGCCGGATGCCTTCTATAAAGGTGAAATTCCGCAGGCGGTGGAGAAAGCGGCAAAGCAGGGCGGCGGCATTCTGACGGCGGCTGATTTTGCCGATTATCGCATTACCGAAACGGCGCCGGTAACCTGTAATTATCGCGGTTATCAATTTGTCTCCTCGCCGCCGCCCAGTTCCGGTGGCGTCACCATGTGTGAAATCCTCAATATTGTCGAAGGTTACGACATTAAATCGGCAAGCTTTAACTCGGCGGCCACCGTGCATGTGCTGACGGAAGCGATGCGTCATGCTTACATGGATCGCAACACCTACCTCGGCGACCCGGCATTTGTTAGTAACCCCGTTGAGCGGTTATTGAGTAAGGATTATGCCGCTGAAATTCGCAAACAAATCGAACCGGAGAACGCGACGCCGTCCAAAAACGTGCAGCCGGGGATCGGCCCGCATGAGCGACCGGAAACCACGCACTATTCCATCGTGGATAATCAAGGCAACGCGGTGTCCACGACTTATACCGTGAACGGGCGTTTTGGTTCGGTGGTGATTGCGCCGGGAACAGGTTTCTTCCTCAATAACGAAATGGATGATTTTACGGTGAAAGTGGGCGAGAAAAACCTGTACGGTTTGGTGCAAGGGGAGCGTAATTCGATCGCCCCCGGTAAGCGCCCACTTTCGTCCATGAGCCCGTCGCTGGTGACGAAAGACGGCAAGGTCTTCATGGTGCTTGGCTCACCCGGCGGTTCGCGCATTATCACTATCACGCTGCAAACGGCGCTGAATATCATCGATCACGGCATGGCACCGCAGGAAGCGGTAGACGCGCCGCGCATCCATCATCAGTGGCTGCCGGACGAGGTGTATTACGAACAGCGCGGGCTGTCTGCCGATACGCTGAACCTGCTGAAGCAGCGTGGCTACAAGATGGTGGAACAGACGCCTTGGGGCGCAGCAGAGATGATTTTGGTCGGCTTACCGGGCGCGGCGGGCGTCACGCCAGCGGATTCGGGCAATGACTCGGCGGTATCCGGCAAAGTACGGGAAGGCTACCTGTACGGCGCAAACGACATCCGCCGCCCAGCCGGAGCGGCGATAGGGTATTGA
- a CDS encoding DUF4279 domain-containing protein, giving the protein MNPIHSRINTVNPDFQTCLECHAMLSIYPGEMHPDNISGLLNIEPTGKFIVGDEITNSLGRTRKVKISSWFLSSENDVKSKDLREHIDWVIDKLSASHSGLRELQSTSGVQMTLRCVWWSAHGEGDPVLWPEQMKALADLDLECSLNIYFFPDE; this is encoded by the coding sequence ATGAACCCTATCCACTCAAGGATAAACACCGTAAATCCTGATTTTCAGACATGCCTAGAATGCCATGCAATGCTATCAATCTACCCTGGTGAAATGCACCCGGATAACATTAGTGGATTACTAAACATCGAGCCAACAGGAAAATTTATAGTTGGTGATGAAATAACAAATAGCCTTGGACGTACACGAAAGGTAAAAATATCATCATGGTTTCTTTCGTCTGAAAACGATGTTAAATCGAAAGATTTAAGAGAGCATATTGACTGGGTCATCGATAAACTCAGCGCCTCTCATTCTGGATTACGAGAATTGCAAAGCACTTCTGGCGTACAAATGACATTGAGGTGTGTGTGGTGGTCTGCACATGGTGAAGGTGACCCCGTTCTCTGGCCAGAGCAAATGAAAGCATTAGCTGATTTAGATCTAGAGTGCTCACTTAATATTTATTTCTTCCCTGACGAATAA
- a CDS encoding deaminase domain-containing protein gives MTDLRAGLPSDPKRSGNVAVADINIPGIPKTLAAHSGVNVSGNGLVGKGSESFKYQEIPNNKGFIIARNTDSEYKILDNISDKLAGNISAKGTVTIFTERPACGSCLGVVEQFQQRYPGIEVKILDNNGITLRPGAKK, from the coding sequence GTGACAGATTTAAGAGCAGGACTACCATCAGATCCCAAACGTAGTGGTAATGTTGCTGTTGCGGATATTAATATCCCCGGAATTCCAAAAACGCTAGCTGCGCATAGTGGTGTGAATGTATCCGGTAATGGCTTAGTTGGTAAAGGAAGTGAGAGTTTCAAATACCAAGAGATACCTAACAATAAGGGGTTTATAATAGCCAGAAATACGGATTCAGAATATAAGATACTGGATAATATTTCAGACAAATTAGCTGGTAATATATCAGCTAAAGGAACGGTTACTATCTTTACAGAGCGTCCAGCCTGTGGAAGTTGCTTAGGAGTTGTAGAGCAATTTCAGCAAAGATATCCTGGGATTGAAGTGAAAATACTTGACAACAACGGGATTACATTGAGACCAGGAGCAAAAAAATGA
- a CDS encoding zinc ABC transporter substrate-binding protein → MKINKNEIYVKMLILAIPYIRNVQSHKGRTDRSCYHEAELVHNLAYTILTPDFEDHDIYFLNNQARYYIENCSDDISIAYSGQKKLISSLFEMLPQEMKSKLLWEGPK, encoded by the coding sequence ATGAAAATTAATAAAAACGAAATCTACGTTAAAATGCTTATTCTCGCTATCCCGTACATTCGTAACGTACAGTCACATAAGGGAAGAACCGATCGTTCATGCTATCATGAGGCAGAACTTGTCCATAACTTGGCTTACACGATCTTGACGCCAGATTTTGAAGATCACGATATTTACTTTCTAAACAATCAGGCAAGGTATTATATCGAAAACTGTAGTGATGATATTTCAATAGCTTATAGCGGTCAAAAAAAACTTATATCATCTCTTTTTGAGATGCTTCCACAAGAAATGAAGTCTAAGCTCTTGTGGGAAGGTCCAAAATGA